The Colias croceus chromosome 11, ilColCroc2.1 genome has a segment encoding these proteins:
- the LOC123695427 gene encoding DNA polymerase subunit gamma-2, mitochondrial has product MSTQIKQVFNLRTFFSLIKKIDSKHLYKIEPSSKNILHNIYLSWLHSIHSKSQSNFPVYLNKETCRAAEKNTLCYGIIEKTFDFYPEMIVFHEDECNIKNESVLKLILTLPKQDVMQYFFQWQRYRKYWWSSTTTTPSLFAVKDMKYGSSSIDTQIVAKFQDNEIVVENVSISTVKNFSEHTASLTCSLSLETALCTLLLDGVLNKTTNGYLRLHNKMAPYQISFALNCQDPNNQQTLQELATLIYSKLNARHISTWLPNFSLPLQTQIEENLEKGVTYTAILSDDSLINGIFHLLNSSTMLKEQVHLADFEDYAALICSK; this is encoded by the exons ATGAGCACTCAAATTAAACAAGTATTTAACTTGAGAACATTTTTCTCTCTAATAAAAAAGATAGATAgtaaacatttatacaaaatagagCCCTCCagtaaaaacattttacacaacatttatttaagcTGGTTGCATTCCATACATTCAAAGTCCCAGTCAAATTTTCCAgtatatttaaacaaagaaACATGCCGTGCTGCTGAAAAGAACACCTTATGCTATGGGATTATTGAgaaaacttttgatttttatccTGAAATGATAGTTTTTCATGAAGATGAATGTAATATTAAGAATGAATCAGTATTAAAGCTAATACTAACTTTACCAAAACAAGACGTAATGCAGTACTTCTTTCAGTGGCAAAGATATAGAAAGTATTGGTGGAGTTCA acTACCACAACTCCAAGTTTATTTGCAGTTAAGGATATGAAATATGGATCCTCTTCAATAGACACACAGATAGTCGCAAAGTTCCAAGATAATGAAATTGTTGTGGAAAATGTATCAATTAGCACagttaaaaat TTTTCAGAACATACAGCAAGTCTTACGTGCAGCCTGTCTTTAGAAACAGCTCTGTGCACTCTGCTGCTGGATGGAGTATTGAACAAAACAACAAATGGTTATTTACGCCTGCACAACAAAATGGCtccatatcaaatttcatttgCATTAAATTGTCAAG aTCCAAATAATCAACAAACACTGCAAGAATTGGCTACCCTCATTTACAGTAAACTAAATGCAAGACACATATCAACATGGCTACCTAATTTCTCACTGCCACTGCAAACTCAG atagaagAAAACCTCGAAAAGGGTGTCACATATACTGCGATTTTAAGTGATGACTCTCTAATAAATGGTATTTTTCATTTGCTGAACAGCAGTACAATGTTGAAG
- the LOC123695774 gene encoding aldo-keto reductase family 1 member B1-like codes for MSKKVISVKFNNGLSCPILGLGTWKSKPGEVYDAVSSAIDMGYRHIDCAYLYGNEREVGQAIQDKIRSGVVKREDLFITSKLWNTYHRPDLVEPAIRVSLSSLGLQYLDLYLIHWPMAYKEGDDPFPSDANGKVIYSDVDYTDTWKAMENLVKQGLSRSIGVSNFNSKQIDRVLQIAKIKPVTNQVECHPYLGQRKLLEFCQERGIILTAYSPLGSPDRPWAKAGDPTLLDDPKVKLVAEKLKKTPAQILIRYAIDRGIIVIPKSVNKTRIADNFNVWDFKLSKEDIDVISSLDCNGRLIPQAEGREHKDHPFVKEEF; via the exons ATGTctaaaaaagttatttcagtGAAGTTTAACAATGGACTCTCTTGTCCTATTCTCGGCTTGGGCACATGgaag TCGAAACCTGGTGAAGTATATGATGCAGTCAGTTCTGCGATTGATATGGGTTATCGGCATATAGATTGTGCGTACCTTTATGGAAACGAGCGAGAGGTTGGACAAGCTATCCAGGATAAGATAAGAAGTGGAGTtgtcaaaag ggaAGACTTGTTTATAACTTCTAAATTATGGAATACGTACCATCGTCCGGATTTAGTAGAACCAGCTATAAGGGTGTCTCTATCAAGTCTCGGATTGCAATATCTGGACCTTTACCTCATTCACTGGCCCATGGCTTATAAG GAAGGCGATGATCCGTTTCCTTCAGACGCCAATGGCAAAGTAATCTATTCGGATGTAGATTACACAGATACATGGAAAGCAATGGAAAATCTTGTCAAACAAGGTTTATCGAGGAGCATCGGTGTCAGCAACTTCAATTCAAAACAGATCGATCGTGTTTTGCAGATCGCTAAAATTAAGCCTGTTACGAAccaa gtagAATGTCATCCATACTTAGGCCAAAGGAAGCTTCTAGAATTTTGCCAAGAAAGGGGAATTATATTAACAGCATACAGTCCACTCGGCAGTCCAGACCGCCCCTGGGCGAAGGCAGGCGACCCGACCCTGTTGGACGACCCAAAAGTGAAATTAGTTGCCGAAAAGTTAAAGAAAACACCGGctcaaattttaattag ATACGCTATCGATCGCGGCATCATTGTCATACCGAAATCAGTGAACAAAACACGTATCGCTGATAACTTCAATGTGTGGGACTTCAAACTATCAAAGGAGGATATTGACGTGATTAGCAGTCTCGATTGTAACGGTCGTCTTATACCCCAGGCCGA AGGCAGAGAACACAAGGATCATCCTTTTGTGAAAGaagaattttga
- the LOC123695428 gene encoding glutamyl-tRNA(Gln) amidotransferase subunit C, mitochondrial: MFCRFINSTRLRFNCSFPINVKRYSVIPRCPINTIENTENKKPKLDSNTIALLERLSLVKCDTNEGVTVLEDSIEFANKILHINTDNVDPLYSVLEDENLSLRNDVITQGNCQEDILKNAVITEDDYFVAPPGNIPLHEIEQNDSNIDLSKNEHSN; encoded by the exons ATGTTTTGcagatttataaattcaacTCGTTTAAGATTTAATTGCTCTTTCCCAATCAATGTAAAAAGGTACTCTGTAATTCCTCGTTGTCCCATCAATACTATAGAGAatacagaaaataaaaaaccaaaattAGATTCCAATACCATCGCATTGTTAGAAAGGCTATCACTGGTGAAATGCGATACAAATGAAGGTGTTACTGTGTTAGAAGATTCAATAGAATTCGCAAATAAGATTCTTCATATAAATACAGACAACGTTGACCCTCTATATTCTGTATTGGAAGAtga GAATTTAAGTTTACGTAATGATGTTATTACTCAAGGCAACTGTCAAGAAGATATTCTTAAGAATGCTGTGATAACAGAAGATGATTACTTTGTTGCACCGCCAGGAAATATACCATTACATGAAATCGAACAAAATGATAGTAACATTGACTTAAGCAAAAATGAGCACTCAAATTAA